From Bradyrhizobium sp. sBnM-33:
GGCATGCGATGGGCCGAAGGGCCGGCCTATTTCCCCGAAGGCGGCTATCTCCTGTTTTCCGACATCCCGAACAACCGCATCATGAAGTTCGACGAGAAGACCAACCAGACCTCGGTCTTCCGTGCCAATGCCAATTACGCCAACGGCAACGCGCGCGATCGTCAGGGTCGCCTCGTCACCTGCGAGCATTCGGTCACCCGCCGCGTCACCCGTACTGAGAAGGACGGCAAGATCACCGTGCTGGCCGACAAATTCGAGGGCAAGCGGCTGAACGCGCCGAACGACATCGTGGTGAAATCCGACGACACCATCTGGTTCACCGATCCCTTGTTCGGCATCAACGGCGAGTGGGAAGGCAAGAAGGAAAAGCCCGAGCAGGCCACTACCAACGTCTATCGCCTGACCAAGGACGGCAAGCTGACCGCCGTTATCACCGACATCTTCAATCCCAACGGGTTGGCGTTCTCGCCGGACGAGAAGAAGCTTTACGTCGTGGAATGGAAGGGCACGCCGAATCGCAGCATCTGGAGTTTTGACGTCAACGATGATGGCACGGTGGGCAACAAGACCAAGCTGATCGACGCCGCGGACCAGGGCGCGCTCGACGGTTTCCGTGTCGACCGCGACGGCAATCTGTGGTGCGGCTGGGGCTCGAACGGCGCGCTGCAGTCGGAGCCAACGGAGGTCGGCGGCCGCAGGGTCTATCAGCTCAAGGGCAAGCCGGAAGATCTCGACGGCGTGATGGTGTTCAGCCCCGCCGGCAAGCCGCTCGCCCACATCCGCCTGCCCGAGCGCTGCGCCAATCTCACCTTCGGCGGCCCGAAGAACAACCGCCTCTACATGACGAGCTGCCACTCGGTGTATGCGCTGTATGTGGAAGCGCACGGGGCGGTTTGATGGATACTGTCGTTCCGGGGCGCGCGAAGCGCGAACTATGGTGCGCAATTGCGCACCTGAGAACCTCGAGATTCCGGATTCGCTCGCTGACGCGAGCGCTCCGGAATGACGAAAGAGGAAAGTGAGAACGCAATGACAAAACTGAGCGACGCCACTCGCAACAAACTCAAAACCGTCTCCACGGCGACCGTCGCCACCGCGCTGTTCAAGCGCGGCTTTCGCATCCAGATGATCCAGGATGTGCACCCCTTAGGCCCCGATCAACCGGTATTGGTCGGCGAGGCCTTTACGCTGCGCTACATGCCGGCGCGCGAGGACCTCAACAAGATCGATGTGTTCCGCGATCGCAGCCACCCGCAGCGCAAGGCGATCGAGGATTGCCCTGTTGGCGCGGTGCTGGTGATGGATAGCCGCAAGGACGCGCGCGCCGCGTCCGCCGGCGCCATTCTGGTGACGCGGCTGATGCAGCGCGGCTGCGCCGGTGTCATCACCGACGGCGGCTTTCGCGATTCCGCCGAGATCGCCAAGCTCGGCTTCCCTGCCTACCATCACCGCCCGAGCGCGCCGACCAATCTGACGCTGCATCAGGCGATCGAGATCAACGTGCCGATCGGTTGCGGCGATGCGCCGGTATTTCCCGGCGACGTCATCCTCGGTGATGC
This genomic window contains:
- a CDS encoding SMP-30/gluconolactonase/LRE family protein, which encodes MTITRRNVLAGAGAAAASTLLARTAGAQSFPFAPNQRYPDPAVQILDPSFAKYRIYSSTVEQVATGMRWAEGPAYFPEGGYLLFSDIPNNRIMKFDEKTNQTSVFRANANYANGNARDRQGRLVTCEHSVTRRVTRTEKDGKITVLADKFEGKRLNAPNDIVVKSDDTIWFTDPLFGINGEWEGKKEKPEQATTNVYRLTKDGKLTAVITDIFNPNGLAFSPDEKKLYVVEWKGTPNRSIWSFDVNDDGTVGNKTKLIDAADQGALDGFRVDRDGNLWCGWGSNGALQSEPTEVGGRRVYQLKGKPEDLDGVMVFSPAGKPLAHIRLPERCANLTFGGPKNNRLYMTSCHSVYALYVEAHGAV
- a CDS encoding ribonuclease activity regulator RraA produces the protein MTKLSDATRNKLKTVSTATVATALFKRGFRIQMIQDVHPLGPDQPVLVGEAFTLRYMPAREDLNKIDVFRDRSHPQRKAIEDCPVGAVLVMDSRKDARAASAGAILVTRLMQRGCAGVITDGGFRDSAEIAKLGFPAYHHRPSAPTNLTLHQAIEINVPIGCGDAPVFPGDVILGDADGVIVIPAHLADEIADEAVEMTAFEDFVTEQVGKGRGIFGLYPATDPQTLTDFAEWRKKNGR